TATATGACCGCAATGCTGCTGCTCATGATAACAGTAGTAGCAATTCCCGTCATCACCCTTGCTACCAATATAGTACCTTCTACTTTGAACTTTGACATTCCACCATATGAAGCAATACTGCTACTATTGCTAATTGTGGCTGCTCTGGCAGCAGCAGTTCTTCCGAAATACCTGCCAGCCATTATTGCACTATCTGCACTTGGATATGGCGTAAGCCTGCTTTTTATCTACCTGAAAGCACCGGACCTTGCCCTTACACAGGTACTGGTAGAAACCCTTTCTACCATAATATTCCTGCTTGCGATCACAAAGATACCGCAGAAGTACAAAGAAATAATTCCAAAATCTGTCCTTTTCAGGGACCTCGCAATATCCCTGGCAGTTGCAGCAAGCGTATTTGTAGTATTGCTCAATGCAACACAGGGAATAGTGGCACCATTCGAATCCCTTTCTCACTACTTCATTGAGAACAGCCTTCCTCTTGCAGGAGGCCATAATATCGTCAATGTGATCATCGTGGATTTCAGAGGTTATGATACCCTTGGAGAAATATCAGTACTCTGTCTTGCAGCACTCGGAGTATACAACCTGATACACAGCCGAGGTGAGGAACAATGACCACAATAATAACTAAAACAATAACGAAAATATGCATCCCCCTGGTTATCCTGTTCTCCATATCCCTGCTACTTGCAGGCCATAACAACCCTGGAGGAGGATTTATCGGAGGCGTGATGTTCGCGTCGGTCATTGCACTGATGTACGTCGTATTCGGATTGAAATATGTTAAAACATTCTTCAACCCCGACTGGGCCAAATGGTTCGGATTCGGACTCATACTGGCATCATTGACCGCATTCGCAGCAATGTTCTTCGGACATAATTTCTTCAGGAGTGCTGTGGAATTCGTCCACATCCCATTGTTCGGAGAGATCGAACTCGTATCTGCCGGTCTTTTTGATATCGGTGTTTATTTCGTAGTGATAGGATCACTACTATTCATCTTCAAGAACGTAGGTGATGACAATGAATAATACATTACTTACCATCACGATCTCACTACTCTTCGGCATAGGAACATTCCTTATGCTAAGAAGGGACATCATAAAGGTCATAATCGGATTGTCAGTTTTATCCCATGCAGTTAACCTGCTTATCGTCTCGACCGGAATATTCGATGGTACAAAGGTACCTATCATCACAGGATCCGGGCATGAAGGAGAAGCATCCGGCATAATATTCAATGACAATCTTGCAGATGGTGTACTGGCACCCGTGGTTTCCGCCTCAACACATGTTGATTTTGTTGACCCGCTTGTTCAGGCACTTGTACTC
This genomic window from Methanococcoides sp. AM1 contains:
- a CDS encoding NADH-quinone oxidoreductase subunit K; translated protein: MNNTLLTITISLLFGIGTFLMLRRDIIKVIIGLSVLSHAVNLLIVSTGIFDGTKVPIITGSGHEGEASGIIFNDNLADGVLAPVVSASTHVDFVDPLVQALVLTAIVISLATTAFILILAYRIYEEYGTTDIRELRRLWG
- a CDS encoding monovalent cation/H+ antiporter subunit B, with amino-acid sequence MTTIITKTITKICIPLVILFSISLLLAGHNNPGGGFIGGVMFASVIALMYVVFGLKYVKTFFNPDWAKWFGFGLILASLTAFAAMFFGHNFFRSAVEFVHIPLFGEIELVSAGLFDIGVYFVVIGSLLFIFKNVGDDNE